One Selenihalanaerobacter shriftii genomic window, GTTCAGTATTGTGGACAATTAGGTGCTGAAATGGTGGTTCATCGCAATGATAAAATTACTATTGAAGAGATAGAGGAGTTGTCTCCAGAGAAGATAATTATCTCCCCAGGGCCTTGTACTCCTTTAGAAGCGGGAATATCTAATGATGTGATTAGAAGGTTTAAAGGAGAGATCCCTATTCTTGGTATTTGTTTAGGGCACCAGTGTATTGGACATGTTTTTGGTGCGGAAATTGTTAGAGCTGAAAACTTAATGCATGGTAAGACATCAAAAGTTTATCATAATGAGGCAGGAATTTTTGAAGAGATTGAATCTCCATTTATAGCGACTAGGTATCATTCTTTAATTATTAAAAAAGAAACAATTCCAGATTCTTTTGAAATCACTGCTAAAACTAAGGCAGGAGAGATTATGGGTATAAAACATAAAGAATATGATATTGTAGGTTTGCAGTTTCATCCAGAATCTATTTTAACTAGAGCTGGTCATGATTTGCTGGCCAATTTTTTAGAATTACCAAAGCTAGATTGTAATGTGATCGATTATGCAGGTTAATATTAATAAAGAAATAATTCCACTAGAGGAGGCTAGAATTTCTCCTCTGGATCGTGGATATCTATATGGAGATGGGATTTTTGAGACTATGCGTTCTTATGGTTCCAAAGTATTTAAACTGAATGAGCATTTAGATAGATTATATTCATCTGCTCAAGCAATTCTAATGGAGATACCGTGGAGACAGGAAGAATTGGCTATAGAAATTAAAAGAACATTAGAGGCTAATGATTTAAGTGAAAGTGATGCTTATATTAGAATTAGCCTGTCTCGAGGTGAGGCTGGAATAGGAATTAATCCTGCTGATGCTAAGGAGCCAACGTTAATGATAATTACTAAGCCATTATCGCCACCTGATCCTAAACTTTATGAAAAAGGTTGGGAGGTAGTTACGGTTCCTACTCGTAGAAGCCAAATAGAAACAGTTAATCCGCGGATTAAATCTTGTAATTTTCTTAATAGTATTTTAGCTAAAGCAGAGGCTAAAATGGTTGGGGCAGATGATGGGATTATGTTAAATCAAAAAGGCTTTGTTACTGAAGGAACAGTTAGTAATCTTTTTTTGGTTAAAGATGGTATTTTAAAGACTCCACCTAAATCTGCTGGAATATTAGCTGGAATAACTAGAAAATTAGTAATTGAATTAGGCTTAGAATTGGAGTTGAAAGTTAAAGAAGAGAATCTAACTAGACATGATTTCTATACTGCAGATGAAGCATTTGCTACGGTGACTTCTGTAGAGATAATACCGATTGTCAAGATGGATAATAGGCTAATTGGAGACGGCAAACCAGGACCAATAACTAGGGAAATTTTTGATAATTTTCCTAGACCTAGATAGATGAAAATTATTTTTAAGAAAAAATATAAATTTTGTTGACAAGGAAATAATTTTATAGTATCATATATAAATGTAAGCGAGAGGGCGAATAGCTCAGTTGGGAGAGCACCTGCCTTACAAGCAGGGGGTCACAGGTTCAAGTCCTGTTTCGCCCACCATTTTATTTATGGATGAAAATCATGGAAAAGTAGAAATGTTAATTTTTATTAGTGTGGCGAGATAGCTCAGTCGGTAGAGCAGTGGATTGAAAATCCTCGTGTCCCCGGTTCGAATCCGGGTCTTGCCACCATTCTTATTTTGTAAATTATATAAAATTTACATAAAAAAACTGACCAATTATTGGTCAGTTTTTATTATTTATTATGAAATTATTGATACTTCTTAAGCTTTATTTCGCCGCCAATAGATCAATGAACCAGCACCGATAATTAATAATATACTAATCACTTGCGCAACACGTAGTGATCCTAGCATTAAGCTATCTGTTCTTAATCTTTCAATAAAGAACCTTCCAAGAGAGTAAGTCATAATATATGTTAAAAAAACTTCACCATTTTTAATATTATCTCTCTTTTTTAACCACATTAAGAATATAAAGACTGATAAGTCCCAAATTGATTCATATAGAAAGGTAGGGTGACGATAAGCACCATTGATATACATACCCCAAGGTAAATCAGTCTTATATCCATATGCTTCTTGGTTAATAAAATTACCCCAACGACCGATTGCTTGACCTAGAATTAAACTGGGAGCAGCTATATCTACAATTTTCCAGAATTTGATTCCTTTTATTTTAGTAAAGATGATAGCAGTTAGAGTAGCTCCAATTAAAGCACCATGAATAGCTAAACCACCCTCCCATACTGCTATTATATCTTGTATATTTTGACTATAGTAATCCCATTGGAAAATAACATAATAAGTTCTAGCACCAACAATTGATATTGGTATAGCAATGATGATAAGATCTAAGAAAGTATCAGGATTTAGATTTCTCCTTTTACTTTCTTTTAGTGCTATGATCAACCCTAAAAATATAGCGGAAGCCATAATTATTCCGTACCAATGTACAGATAGAGGGCCGATTTCAAAAGCTACTGGATCTATGTAATCAGGTTTAAGCATTAATACGCCTCCTTTAAGAACAGTTAACATTACTAATATAATAATATATATTATATTATATGTAAAGAGAAGGTTAGTATAATTAATAGAATAAAATAGTTTGCTGTAAGTTTGTGATAATATTAAATATAAATAATTTTTAGGTATTTTAAAAGGATTTTTATTATATTTATAGTAATATATTAAGTAAGGAATCACTTATTCTGTATTATTTTTCTAAGTTTATTGAATTTAGATTTTAGTAAAAAACATGGAAAGTATTTTAGAAGCGAAGGAGGAGAAAATGTGAAAGATGCAATGACACCTGCTACAACTATAGAGCGTTTGCCAATCTATTATCGTTGTTTGCAGAAATTAGACAGAATGGATGTAGATGTGATATCATCAAAGGATCTAGGAGAGAGAATAGGTATTCCTTCTACTCAAGTAAGAAAAGATTTATCATATTATGGAGAGTTTGGAAGAAGAGGTGTAGGTTATGAGGTGCCTGTTTTATTAAAGCATCTTAGAAAGATTTTAGGACTTGCTCAAGAATGGGAGATAGTATTAGTAGGGGCTGGTGACTTAGGCCATGCTTTAAGTAAATATGGCGGGTTTAAAAAATTAGGATTAAATATTAACCATGTATTGGATGTTGATTCAGATAAGGTAGGTAGTAAACTTGGTGATGTAGAGATTCAACATATAGATGAATTGGTCGATGTAGTTAAAGAAAATAATGTAGATATAGGGATTATTGCTGCTCCAGGAGATTATGCTCAAGAAATAGCGGATGAATTAGTTGGAGCTGGTGTAAAAGCTATTTGGAATTTCGCTCCTGCAAGAATTAAACTTCCGCCTGAAATAGAATTAAGAAATGAGGATTTATCAATCGGATTAATTAGTTTAGCTTATCATCTTTCTAGAAAATAATGTAGAATTCTATTTTTAATAAAATTCTTATGAATAATAAAGGAATTTTATTAAAAACAGATAATTAAAATAATATACCAAAATTAATTTTGGTATATTATTTTTTGTTTATTATATATTGATTAAATATAATAATATAATACAATGTAAATTAATATATTTAAATATAGTTTGATTTCGACAATTATTTTCAGAAAATTATATAAACTGAATGATAAATATTTAATTATAGGAATGATTTTCAAGATTATTTTGCATAACTGACATTATAAAACTCATATTTATCTAAGTAAAGCTATTACTTTTAGTTAGAGGAGGTGAATTGATGAAATCTTTAAAGGAATTAAATAAGATTAAAGAAGAAGTTAAAGAAAAGCAAGAGAAGATTAAAGAAAATGATATTAAGATTACTATTGCTATGGGTACATGCGGTATTGCTGCTGGAGCTAGAGAGGTATCAGAGGCTATTTTAGATGAATTAGAGACGAGAGATTTAGATAATGTAACAGTTGCTTATACAGGTTGTATTGGACTTTGTCACCATGAACCTTTAGTTAAAGTAGCAGCTCCAGATCAACCTGTCGTATTATATGGAAATCTAAATCCAGAAGCAGGACGCAAGATTATTGCCCAGCATATAGTTAATAATCGTATTGTTGATAAATTGGCTATTAATAAAGAATGAGTCAGGAGGTGAGAATTGTGGAGAAAGCTATTAAACAAATTACAGAAAATTTCGAATCTGAACGGACACCTTTAATTTCAGTTTTGCATAAAGTGCAGGCTAAATTAGGGTATTTAAGTGAAGAAGTATTGGAGTTAGTAGCTAAGAGCCTTAATTTACCGTTAAGTAAGGTATATGGAGTAGCAACTTTTTATACTTTATTGGATACGGAAGAAAAAGGTGATAATATAATTAGAGTCTGTGAAAGTGCTCCATGTCATATTAAAGGTTCTACTAATATTTTAGAGGAAGTTAAAGAAAAATTAGACATTAAAACGGGTGAAATAACAAAAGATAATAAGTTTAGTTTAGAATTAACTAGTTGTTTAGGAGTCTGTGGTGTTGCGCCTGCAATTATGATTAATGAGACGATTTATGGGAATTTGACAGCAAATAAATTAGATTCTATATTAGAGAAGTATTAAGTAGGAAGGAGGGATATAATGGCTTTTTATCGAAGTCATGTGCTAATCTGTAATGGTAAAGATTGTGTAGAAGAAGGGGCTAAAGAGGTAGAGAGAGCTTTAGTTAAAGAGTTAAAAAGATTGGAACTTGATAATGAAATAAAAGTTGTAGATACAGGTTGTTTAGGTCCGTGTGAAGCTG contains:
- the lgt gene encoding prolipoprotein diacylglyceryl transferase, whose product is MLKPDYIDPVAFEIGPLSVHWYGIIMASAIFLGLIIALKESKRRNLNPDTFLDLIIIAIPISIVGARTYYVIFQWDYYSQNIQDIIAVWEGGLAIHGALIGATLTAIIFTKIKGIKFWKIVDIAAPSLILGQAIGRWGNFINQEAYGYKTDLPWGMYINGAYRHPTFLYESIWDLSVFIFLMWLKKRDNIKNGEVFLTYIMTYSLGRFFIERLRTDSLMLGSLRVAQVISILLIIGAGSLIYWRRNKA
- the nuoE gene encoding NADH-quinone oxidoreductase subunit NuoE, with translation MEKAIKQITENFESERTPLISVLHKVQAKLGYLSEEVLELVAKSLNLPLSKVYGVATFYTLLDTEEKGDNIIRVCESAPCHIKGSTNILEEVKEKLDIKTGEITKDNKFSLELTSCLGVCGVAPAIMINETIYGNLTANKLDSILEKY
- a CDS encoding (2Fe-2S) ferredoxin domain-containing protein, translated to MKSLKELNKIKEEVKEKQEKIKENDIKITIAMGTCGIAAGAREVSEAILDELETRDLDNVTVAYTGCIGLCHHEPLVKVAAPDQPVVLYGNLNPEAGRKIIAQHIVNNRIVDKLAINKE
- a CDS encoding redox-sensing transcriptional repressor Rex, whose protein sequence is MKDAMTPATTIERLPIYYRCLQKLDRMDVDVISSKDLGERIGIPSTQVRKDLSYYGEFGRRGVGYEVPVLLKHLRKILGLAQEWEIVLVGAGDLGHALSKYGGFKKLGLNINHVLDVDSDKVGSKLGDVEIQHIDELVDVVKENNVDIGIIAAPGDYAQEIADELVGAGVKAIWNFAPARIKLPPEIELRNEDLSIGLISLAYHLSRK
- the ilvE gene encoding branched-chain-amino-acid transaminase, translating into MQVNINKEIIPLEEARISPLDRGYLYGDGIFETMRSYGSKVFKLNEHLDRLYSSAQAILMEIPWRQEELAIEIKRTLEANDLSESDAYIRISLSRGEAGIGINPADAKEPTLMIITKPLSPPDPKLYEKGWEVVTVPTRRSQIETVNPRIKSCNFLNSILAKAEAKMVGADDGIMLNQKGFVTEGTVSNLFLVKDGILKTPPKSAGILAGITRKLVIELGLELELKVKEENLTRHDFYTADEAFATVTSVEIIPIVKMDNRLIGDGKPGPITREIFDNFPRPR
- a CDS encoding anthranilate synthase component II, which codes for MILMIDNYDSFTYNLVQYCGQLGAEMVVHRNDKITIEEIEELSPEKIIISPGPCTPLEAGISNDVIRRFKGEIPILGICLGHQCIGHVFGAEIVRAENLMHGKTSKVYHNEAGIFEEIESPFIATRYHSLIIKKETIPDSFEITAKTKAGEIMGIKHKEYDIVGLQFHPESILTRAGHDLLANFLELPKLDCNVIDYAG